A genomic segment from Peribacillus sp. ACCC06369 encodes:
- a CDS encoding sigma 54-interacting transcriptional regulator yields the protein MSIYDQLIVTDKNGTILKSTGTRNSLFHTVKSANVGGSIKDVEQDLFSTSLAEEVMGKNEKKSFMQSSWQGPEVLVTAYPIESGAWVWAYKEIKDSYPDTSVGQSGPLLEAKKPSFPFVIRSKPMLDVLHKMQMVCDVSATVLLLGESGVGKEIAARAIHNMGNRSDGHFIPVNCGAIPENLIESELFGYVEGAFTSARKDGAKGKFTLAHKGILFLDEVGELPPNVQVKLLRVLQERVVTPIGSTTSHPVDIQVIAATNKSLEKMVKKGEFREDLYYRLHVVPIHLPPLRKRVDEIPHLVQFFLQKYNTLYKRKVAFTPDAIDLLCIYQWPGNVRELENTVERLVITSGVPEVDVALVKEVLPFKGPKPTSIPVIDFLMPLQEAVDLVEEQLINMAMEQYKSLKLAAKVLEVSQPTMSRKYKKLRNKIEEASFSPVNKRAILEEQINQRLRSVAVVTAAIIPADEVISLQKNMNRQTSHSQKLKQKLTLIQEKEGVIEWVFIFIMTEDGRLIHLVADKGFVIEPGEEYIGPPEMVNVAYQAFNGKAGVTPIYEDRYGEWKTSFAPIIDDDGNIVAIVGCDYSKAYFNSEMQRLRKQLNIHV from the coding sequence TTGTCTATTTACGATCAGCTTATTGTGACAGATAAAAATGGCACCATTTTGAAGTCGACCGGAACAAGGAACTCCTTATTCCATACAGTCAAATCCGCTAATGTCGGTGGTTCTATCAAAGATGTTGAACAAGATTTATTTTCTACGAGTTTGGCAGAAGAGGTAATGGGCAAAAATGAAAAAAAAAGTTTCATGCAGTCCTCATGGCAGGGTCCAGAGGTGCTGGTAACGGCATACCCGATTGAATCAGGGGCATGGGTCTGGGCCTACAAAGAAATTAAAGACTCTTACCCAGATACATCAGTGGGGCAATCGGGGCCATTATTGGAAGCGAAAAAGCCATCTTTTCCATTTGTGATCCGCAGTAAACCCATGCTAGACGTTCTTCATAAAATGCAAATGGTCTGTGATGTCAGCGCAACAGTCCTTTTATTGGGGGAATCCGGTGTCGGAAAGGAAATAGCTGCCAGGGCCATACATAATATGGGTAACAGGAGCGACGGACATTTTATACCAGTCAATTGCGGCGCCATCCCGGAAAACTTGATTGAAAGCGAACTGTTTGGCTACGTAGAAGGGGCTTTTACCAGCGCAAGGAAAGACGGGGCCAAGGGGAAATTCACACTTGCACATAAGGGTATCTTATTCTTGGATGAAGTGGGCGAGTTACCGCCTAACGTACAGGTAAAACTGCTTCGAGTCCTTCAGGAACGCGTTGTCACCCCAATTGGCAGTACGACCTCACACCCTGTTGATATTCAAGTGATTGCCGCAACAAATAAATCACTCGAAAAAATGGTGAAAAAAGGTGAATTTCGAGAAGACTTATATTATCGTCTTCATGTCGTACCTATCCATCTTCCGCCGCTTAGGAAACGTGTAGATGAAATCCCCCATCTGGTTCAATTTTTTTTACAAAAGTACAATACGCTGTACAAACGAAAGGTAGCCTTCACCCCGGATGCAATCGACTTGCTATGTATCTATCAATGGCCCGGTAACGTGCGCGAACTTGAAAATACAGTTGAAAGGCTTGTGATTACAAGCGGAGTACCGGAAGTGGATGTTGCTTTGGTTAAAGAGGTCCTTCCTTTTAAAGGGCCCAAACCCACTTCAATACCTGTCATCGATTTTCTAATGCCATTGCAAGAAGCAGTCGACCTTGTGGAGGAACAACTGATCAACATGGCAATGGAACAATACAAATCATTAAAACTAGCGGCAAAGGTATTGGAAGTCAGCCAGCCGACCATGAGCAGGAAATATAAAAAATTACGTAATAAAATTGAAGAGGCAAGCTTTTCACCAGTGAATAAACGGGCCATTTTAGAAGAACAAATAAATCAGCGGCTTCGTTCCGTTGCCGTTGTAACTGCAGCTATCATTCCAGCTGATGAGGTTATCAGTCTACAAAAAAATATGAACCGGCAAACTTCCCATTCCCAAAAATTGAAACAAAAGCTTACCCTGATTCAAGAAAAAGAAGGCGTAATTGAATGGGTCTTCATATTTATCATGACAGAGGATGGACGTCTGATTCACCTCGTCGCAGACAAAGGCTTTGTAATTGAACCGGGGGAAGAATATATCGGCCCTCCGGAAATGGTAAATGTCGCTTACCAGGCGTTTAATGGGAAAGCGGGTGTTACTCCCATTTACGAAGACCGGTACGGTGAGTGGAAAACGAGCTTTGCGCCAATAATTGATGATGACGGCAATATCGTTGCCATTGTCGGATGTGATTACAGTAAAGCCTATTTCAATTCTGAAATGCAGCGTCTACGTAAGCAACTCAATATACATGTTTGA
- a CDS encoding NIPSNAP family protein, producing the protein MVTCYLKYVLDPYKINEFEEYGKMWIRLVNKLGGAHQGYFLPHEGANNIAYALFTFPSLAAYEEYRVKMALDAECQEAYKFAEETKCILSYERSFMRPIFE; encoded by the coding sequence ATGGTTACATGCTATCTGAAATATGTTCTTGACCCTTATAAAATAAATGAGTTCGAAGAATACGGTAAGATGTGGATTCGATTAGTTAATAAATTAGGCGGTGCACATCAGGGGTATTTCCTCCCGCATGAGGGTGCTAATAATATTGCTTATGCATTATTCACTTTCCCAAGTTTAGCAGCATATGAAGAGTACCGAGTAAAAATGGCATTGGATGCAGAATGTCAAGAAGCATATAAATTTGCAGAAGAGACTAAATGTATTTTAAGTTATGAGAGAAGCTTTATGCGTCCTATATTCGAATGA
- a CDS encoding DUF3445 domain-containing protein yields MFTQSLDFKTTDLDTFPFPFTSGNYRYSNDLKRLSNINCIEVTPEYKLQVETKRRLLQEQPHIRFQSFSHTLEMQWEVLEMLVDMAADRYPEHFEVIKDGDNWTFKNHIFGESDSFVYGDASTLPNEPLDYIGRHFHNDFVLMVHRDSNFYLEVGQVSYAALFSANWNKGMSFDEIHAPVPFVSRKGDELADRVRKFLLSIEPGKPWTRINWNLMADRWDVNYETMDVWGPQRSGITPENAGKLVRLRVEEQKFYRMPRSNAILFVLNTQFLPIEDLALRQEWFDLTYSVLQDIPEPMAEYKGIAPFLPQSVEYLRRIDEKQKTKINKK; encoded by the coding sequence ATGTTTACACAAAGCTTAGATTTCAAAACAACTGATTTAGATACATTCCCATTTCCATTCACTTCAGGTAACTATCGTTATTCAAACGACTTGAAACGACTCTCAAACATTAACTGTATCGAAGTCACACCAGAATACAAACTCCAAGTAGAAACGAAGCGTCGTCTCCTTCAAGAACAGCCGCATATAAGGTTTCAATCTTTTTCACACACATTAGAAATGCAATGGGAGGTACTGGAAATGCTTGTCGACATGGCAGCCGATCGCTATCCGGAGCATTTCGAGGTCATTAAAGATGGAGACAACTGGACTTTCAAAAACCACATCTTCGGGGAATCCGATTCATTCGTATATGGCGATGCCAGCACGCTTCCAAATGAGCCGCTTGATTATATAGGGCGCCATTTCCACAATGATTTTGTGTTAATGGTTCATCGCGATAGTAATTTCTATTTGGAAGTGGGGCAAGTTTCATACGCCGCGCTCTTCTCAGCTAACTGGAATAAAGGCATGTCCTTTGATGAAATCCATGCACCAGTTCCATTTGTATCGCGGAAAGGCGACGAACTGGCAGATCGCGTTCGTAAGTTTTTATTATCCATTGAGCCAGGAAAGCCATGGACACGCATCAACTGGAACCTGATGGCGGACCGTTGGGATGTCAACTATGAAACGATGGATGTATGGGGACCGCAGCGTTCTGGGATAACACCAGAAAATGCAGGTAAACTTGTTCGTTTGCGTGTTGAAGAACAAAAGTTTTATCGCATGCCACGAAGCAACGCCATTCTATTCGTATTGAATACGCAGTTCCTGCCAATAGAGGATTTGGCATTGCGCCAGGAGTGGTTTGATCTGACATATAGCGTACTGCAGGATATTCCGGAACCTATGGCTGAATACAAAGGGATTGCCCCGTTTCTTCCACAATCGGTTGAATATTTGAGGCGCATTGATGAAAAACAAAAAACGAAGATAAACAAAAAGTAG
- a CDS encoding cytosine permease, whose protein sequence is MSKEISSISKDVAFGFLPASKSDRIFNLRDLILVQVVIGLSSFGLLTGGYTGTMLDAKQSLAAILFGNAFPMLLIVPITLYFSRYGIDTFVGFRSSLGYIGSNIFFFVFLILTLGYISIALFMSGQALAEAANWMGMPAIFSSQATGAPFFSILLFICAFLVTVRGPVAIQKYTAVAVPVFMVLMFGLLAIVLFGQGFTKVANILPSEPFETTSRSFATALELNIGLGFSWLPYLGQYSRFSKTEGGAFKAGFYSYGIIVSIAALVGALAALVTGSLNPSDWMFSIAGSWGGFIGLILLSVGNVGAAIFLMYSQAVSFKTVFPKKSWMIAMGTTVPTIFLLLSSTFYDAFGSFIAVISFIMAVLGGIVVADYFFVKRQRISIRDLYDTQGSYTYWKGINPSAVLTVVIGTIVYWALYNPLTFEASDFFLYSAAGIPTYFVALVTYYASSKYLFRFEVDMERPSVELKEAK, encoded by the coding sequence GTGAGTAAAGAGATTTCCTCCATTTCAAAGGATGTGGCCTTTGGCTTTTTACCGGCAAGTAAAAGTGACCGGATTTTTAACCTTCGCGATTTAATTTTAGTCCAGGTTGTTATTGGCCTCTCATCTTTTGGGCTGTTAACTGGTGGATACACAGGTACAATGCTTGATGCGAAGCAGTCACTTGCAGCGATTTTATTCGGTAACGCCTTCCCAATGCTGTTGATTGTTCCCATTACCCTGTATTTTTCGCGTTATGGCATAGACACTTTTGTAGGGTTTCGAAGTTCACTAGGGTATATCGGATCCAATATCTTTTTCTTTGTTTTCCTTATTTTGACTCTCGGCTACATTTCCATTGCGCTTTTCATGTCTGGCCAGGCGTTAGCAGAGGCTGCTAATTGGATGGGGATGCCCGCCATTTTCTCAAGTCAAGCAACGGGAGCGCCGTTTTTCTCAATTTTACTCTTTATCTGTGCATTTCTTGTAACGGTGAGGGGACCGGTAGCGATTCAAAAATATACCGCAGTAGCCGTTCCGGTTTTTATGGTTCTCATGTTTGGCCTTCTCGCAATAGTCTTGTTTGGACAGGGATTCACGAAAGTTGCCAATATACTTCCTTCTGAGCCGTTTGAAACGACTTCCCGTTCATTCGCGACTGCCTTGGAATTAAACATCGGTCTCGGCTTCTCATGGCTTCCATATCTTGGCCAATACAGCCGTTTTTCTAAAACCGAAGGAGGAGCATTTAAAGCAGGATTCTACAGCTATGGAATCATCGTCAGTATCGCTGCTTTAGTTGGGGCCCTTGCTGCATTAGTCACTGGTTCACTTAATCCTTCTGACTGGATGTTTTCAATCGCAGGAAGTTGGGGCGGTTTCATTGGCTTGATTTTACTTTCGGTAGGGAATGTCGGTGCAGCCATTTTCCTTATGTACTCACAAGCTGTCAGCTTTAAAACTGTATTCCCTAAAAAGTCATGGATGATAGCGATGGGTACAACCGTACCAACTATATTCTTACTTTTAAGCTCAACGTTCTACGATGCATTTGGTTCATTCATTGCTGTCATTTCTTTTATTATGGCTGTTCTTGGTGGCATTGTCGTTGCAGATTACTTTTTTGTAAAGCGCCAACGCATTTCAATAAGGGATTTGTATGATACGCAAGGCTCTTATACCTATTGGAAAGGCATTAACCCGTCTGCAGTTCTCACAGTGGTTATTGGAACGATCGTATACTGGGCACTCTATAATCCATTGACTTTTGAAGCAAGTGACTTTTTCCTTTATTCGGCTGCCGGAATTCCCACATACTTTGTTGCTTTAGTCACCTACTATGCATCTTCTAAATACCTTTTCCGTTTTGAAGTTGACATGGAGCGTCCATCCGTTGAATTAAAGGAAGCTAAATAG